From the genome of Polyangiaceae bacterium, one region includes:
- a CDS encoding histidine triad nucleotide-binding protein: MCVFCKIVEKAIPAKVLFEDDDVVAFHDLNPVAPVHVLVIPKKHIVGLGDASPEDALVLGKLLLAARRVAEETCIAQSGFRTVVNHGSHAGQTVLHVHVHVIGGRAMAWPPG; this comes from the coding sequence ATGTGCGTATTCTGTAAGATTGTGGAGAAGGCAATTCCGGCGAAGGTCTTGTTCGAGGACGACGACGTCGTGGCGTTTCACGATTTGAACCCCGTGGCGCCGGTGCACGTGCTCGTGATTCCCAAAAAGCACATCGTCGGGCTCGGGGATGCATCGCCCGAAGACGCTTTGGTGCTGGGCAAATTGCTGCTTGCTGCTCGGCGCGTGGCGGAAGAGACGTGCATTGCGCAGTCGGGATTTCGCACGGTCGTGAATCATGGCTCTCACGCGGGGCAGACCGTCTTGCACGTGCACGTGCACGTGATCGGCGGTCGAGCCATGGCGTGGCCCCCGGGCTGA
- a CDS encoding FAD-binding oxidoreductase, with amino-acid sequence MTIAARIEEVVPGVVVSASPIDRIAYARDLWPRHHLAVSAGRIADHKPDVVVWPRSVEEVASIVRLCANEGVPVVPFGAGSGVCGGVLPDNRTVVLDLKRISSIRGIDREAGVLDVGAGALGIRLEEELEAAGFTLGHFPSSILCSTVGGWIAARSAGQCSGLYGKIEDMVVSLECVVGNGDIVRFRRRTLGPDITPLIIGSEGVLGVVTSAELRLHPAPQSRTFGAFSFPNVEAGWEFLRSMFQAGLRPAVARLYDVFDSFIARLGSVRRAKRKSTEHHEASGQGAGFGAAVLRKVLRRPGMVNKLIDAAPSGLMGGATLIVLFEGSSEHTEADMGRAKTMALGQGGRDLGEGPARHWLAHRYSVSYRQSPVFMAGAFSDTMEVAAPWSRLGELYRAVREALGKHVFVMAHLSHAYPDGCSIYFTFAGSAPTPAAMESVYDATWRTAMDAAIGAGGTLSHHHGVGRSKAPRLGAELGLGVPIIHALRREFDPHGIMNPGNLLPREVPQVRPSSPRPRVPVLDAVSQLVHASGDATLAEVEAALAPHGLSLALGNSAPNKERTTVNAWLSQGAPGAPDPWLDPADHLVAGFVARLPSGEDLEVRPSPRRAVGPDLLALFFGMHGRVGEFRSAWLRIHAASGRPRPLGTSLERNPAQDDQERAWIERVAEAAKRL; translated from the coding sequence TTGACGATTGCAGCAAGGATCGAAGAAGTCGTTCCGGGCGTCGTCGTTTCCGCCTCACCTATCGATCGCATTGCGTACGCCCGAGACCTCTGGCCGCGTCACCATTTGGCGGTTTCCGCCGGGCGCATTGCCGACCACAAGCCGGATGTCGTCGTTTGGCCTCGATCGGTAGAGGAAGTTGCTTCGATCGTCCGCCTGTGCGCAAACGAAGGCGTGCCCGTCGTGCCCTTTGGCGCGGGTTCGGGGGTATGCGGCGGGGTATTACCGGACAACCGCACGGTGGTGCTGGACCTGAAACGCATTTCGAGCATTCGCGGAATCGATCGCGAAGCCGGAGTGCTCGACGTGGGTGCCGGAGCGCTGGGAATCAGGCTCGAAGAGGAGCTCGAGGCTGCGGGCTTCACGCTTGGGCACTTTCCGTCGTCGATATTGTGTTCCACGGTGGGAGGTTGGATCGCTGCGCGTAGTGCCGGGCAATGTTCGGGGTTGTACGGGAAAATCGAAGACATGGTGGTGTCGCTCGAATGCGTCGTGGGAAATGGCGACATCGTGCGATTTCGCCGCCGAACGCTGGGACCGGACATCACGCCGCTCATCATTGGCAGCGAAGGGGTTTTGGGGGTCGTCACGAGCGCCGAGCTGCGGCTTCATCCTGCGCCGCAATCTCGGACGTTCGGTGCGTTTTCGTTCCCGAACGTGGAAGCTGGATGGGAGTTTTTGCGGTCGATGTTCCAAGCGGGGCTTCGGCCCGCGGTCGCTCGGCTCTACGATGTATTCGATTCTTTCATTGCGCGTCTCGGATCGGTGCGTCGAGCCAAACGGAAGTCGACGGAGCACCATGAAGCATCCGGTCAAGGAGCGGGGTTTGGCGCAGCGGTCCTGCGAAAAGTCCTTCGACGTCCTGGGATGGTGAACAAGCTCATCGATGCGGCGCCGTCGGGGCTCATGGGCGGCGCGACGCTGATCGTGTTGTTCGAGGGTTCGTCGGAGCATACCGAAGCGGACATGGGGCGTGCCAAGACGATGGCCCTGGGGCAAGGAGGTCGAGACCTGGGCGAAGGGCCCGCTCGGCATTGGCTCGCGCACCGGTACAGCGTGAGTTATCGGCAGTCGCCTGTGTTCATGGCAGGGGCGTTCAGCGACACGATGGAGGTTGCGGCGCCTTGGTCACGGCTTGGAGAGCTGTACCGTGCCGTGCGCGAAGCGCTTGGGAAACACGTGTTCGTCATGGCACACCTTTCTCATGCGTATCCGGATGGATGCAGCATCTACTTCACGTTTGCCGGGAGTGCGCCGACTCCCGCGGCGATGGAATCCGTCTACGATGCAACGTGGCGTACGGCGATGGATGCGGCGATTGGAGCTGGGGGGACGTTATCGCACCACCATGGAGTTGGGCGAAGCAAGGCGCCACGGCTCGGGGCCGAGCTGGGGTTGGGGGTGCCCATCATTCATGCGCTTCGGCGGGAGTTCGATCCGCATGGGATCATGAATCCAGGGAACTTGTTGCCGCGCGAGGTACCCCAGGTCCGCCCAAGCTCTCCGCGGCCCAGGGTCCCGGTGCTGGATGCCGTGTCGCAACTCGTGCACGCAAGCGGTGATGCGACGCTGGCCGAAGTGGAAGCGGCTCTCGCGCCGCATGGGCTATCGCTGGCCCTGGGCAACAGCGCGCCGAACAAGGAGCGTACGACGGTGAATGCGTGGTTGTCGCAAGGTGCCCCAGGGGCACCCGACCCATGGCTGGATCCGGCGGACCATCTGGTTGCAGGTTTTGTCGCACGGTTGCCTTCGGGGGAGGACCTGGAAGTACGACCGTCACCGCGCCGAGCCGTTGGGCCGGACTTGTTGGCGCTGTTTTTTGGGATGCATGGTCGCGTCGGGGAGTTTCGTTCGGCCTGGCTGCGCATCCACGCCGCATCCGGTCGCCCGCGACCGCTCGGCACGAGCCTGGAGCGCAACCCGGCCCAGGACGACCAGGAGCGCGCGTGGATCGAGCGGGTCGCCGAGGCCGCCAAGCGTCTGTAA
- a CDS encoding methyltransferase domain-containing protein, producing MSESPSSENTQAPGSQPSPPVGAASVSTDVGAIPAAPRPNPSVPAPPRPSRNPPGSFPPRSSSAPPPRVSAPRNAAPLSQSSFDMPPSTIDGMPPATEDRPSTGPLRRRSRRVVKTEDDVTTDQQQLSETPPPVAQAVPVVPSLPVQTPPFAPVTKSPPPPPLEALPTVVVQEVGPEPPPLSAPADPSEMEPIRPMRILAIGDDLPPVSVPRPDEPAAAANVATTETPSAPPPKPQPRAAVEIPEDGWTPAPPKVAEIATALASGTAQAAKDAALPPPLPAKGTTPPPLPAREATPPPVPAKDAAATPPPLPAKETPPPTLKEAPSASAGPTPTEIVLPPIEPVDDGADVELEVPISKEGAELAAHDIEAEEEIEVEAQPAPAQPTAAAPKKPAPPPLPPKAPPPVKTAPPPVAAPAQAPQKPPTLPEPSRRRQRPWWEDLFDDDFIRTMDRTDTKVIHREVDFIEQCLGLEKGATILDLACGTGRHAVELSSRGYAVVGYDLSLNMLALAAEEAQDRGQKLNFLQGDMREMTFDQVFDGVYSWSTSFGYFDDEKNFDVLQRMHRALRTGGILVLDIINRDYVAPRQPSMVWFEGDGCVCMDEMQVDFFSSRLKVKRTAMFDDGRSREIDYSMRLYNLHEIGKMMHDADFKVLEVTGHPAHPGVFFGSESPRLIIVAERK from the coding sequence ATGAGTGAATCGCCGTCCAGCGAAAATACCCAAGCCCCGGGCTCGCAACCGTCTCCGCCCGTAGGTGCAGCATCGGTGTCGACCGACGTGGGTGCTATTCCAGCCGCCCCGCGTCCCAACCCAAGCGTCCCAGCACCGCCGCGCCCATCGCGCAACCCTCCAGGATCGTTTCCGCCACGGTCTTCGTCGGCTCCACCGCCGCGCGTGTCTGCTCCACGCAACGCGGCTCCACTGTCCCAATCCTCGTTCGACATGCCGCCGAGCACCATCGACGGCATGCCTCCAGCCACCGAAGATCGCCCCAGCACTGGGCCGCTTCGTCGCCGCTCGCGCCGCGTCGTCAAAACCGAAGACGACGTCACGACCGATCAGCAGCAGCTCAGCGAAACGCCGCCGCCGGTAGCTCAAGCCGTCCCGGTCGTACCGAGTTTGCCCGTACAAACGCCGCCATTCGCGCCGGTAACGAAGTCGCCGCCACCTCCACCCCTCGAAGCTTTGCCCACGGTCGTGGTGCAGGAAGTCGGCCCAGAGCCGCCGCCTCTTTCGGCACCCGCGGATCCTTCCGAAATGGAACCGATCCGGCCCATGCGCATTCTGGCCATCGGCGATGACCTTCCGCCGGTCAGTGTTCCGCGGCCTGACGAACCGGCGGCTGCAGCGAACGTCGCCACGACGGAAACGCCCTCGGCTCCGCCGCCCAAGCCTCAACCCAGGGCTGCCGTCGAGATCCCGGAAGACGGCTGGACACCAGCGCCCCCGAAGGTCGCCGAGATTGCGACGGCCTTGGCATCCGGAACGGCACAAGCAGCGAAAGACGCCGCACTGCCTCCGCCGCTGCCCGCCAAGGGAACCACTCCGCCGCCCCTGCCTGCGCGCGAAGCGACGCCGCCACCGGTGCCGGCGAAAGATGCCGCGGCGACTCCACCGCCACTACCCGCCAAAGAAACCCCACCACCGACGCTGAAAGAAGCGCCATCGGCGTCTGCTGGTCCGACGCCGACGGAAATCGTGCTGCCTCCCATCGAGCCCGTTGACGACGGTGCCGACGTCGAGCTCGAAGTGCCCATCAGCAAAGAGGGTGCCGAGCTTGCGGCTCACGACATCGAGGCGGAGGAGGAGATCGAGGTCGAGGCGCAACCGGCACCCGCACAGCCGACTGCAGCGGCGCCCAAAAAACCTGCACCTCCTCCGCTACCTCCCAAAGCGCCGCCACCCGTCAAGACAGCGCCGCCGCCCGTGGCTGCTCCGGCACAAGCGCCGCAAAAGCCTCCAACGCTGCCCGAACCGAGCCGCCGGCGTCAGCGCCCGTGGTGGGAGGACCTTTTCGACGACGATTTCATTCGCACGATGGATCGCACGGATACCAAAGTCATCCATCGGGAAGTGGATTTCATCGAGCAATGTCTGGGGCTGGAAAAAGGGGCCACGATTCTCGACTTGGCCTGCGGTACGGGTAGGCACGCGGTCGAATTGTCCAGCCGAGGCTATGCGGTCGTGGGTTACGACTTGTCGCTCAACATGCTCGCGCTGGCCGCCGAGGAAGCGCAGGACCGCGGCCAAAAGCTGAATTTTTTGCAAGGTGACATGCGCGAGATGACCTTCGATCAGGTCTTCGACGGCGTGTATTCGTGGTCGACGAGTTTCGGATATTTCGACGACGAGAAAAACTTCGACGTGCTCCAGCGGATGCATCGCGCATTGCGCACGGGCGGCATTTTGGTCCTGGACATCATCAATCGCGATTACGTTGCTCCGCGCCAGCCCAGCATGGTGTGGTTCGAGGGGGATGGATGCGTCTGCATGGACGAAATGCAGGTCGACTTCTTTTCGAGCCGCCTGAAAGTGAAGCGCACGGCCATGTTCGACGACGGCCGCTCGCGCGAAATCGATTACTCGATGCGGCTCTACAATTTGCATGAAATCGGCAAAATGATGCACGACGCTGATTTCAAGGTGCTCGAGGTGACGGGGCATCCAGCTCATCCGGGCGTGTTTTTTGGCTCCGAATCGCCGCGACTGATTATCGTTGCCGAGCGCAAGTGA
- the psd gene encoding phosphatidylserine decarboxylase (Phosphatidylserine decarboxylase is synthesized as a single chain precursor. Generation of the pyruvoyl active site from a Ser is coupled to cleavage of a Gly-Ser bond between the larger (beta) and smaller (alpha chains). It is an integral membrane protein.), with protein sequence MVGTFARAYRVNMDEAVHPEGGYSCFDEFFTRPLRDGARPICNDPDAIVSPADGRIESFGPIERDGTFKIKGRNYTTLDLVGDPVDARRYEGGQFAVVYLSPRDYHRVHAPVAGEITIVRSFPGDLFPVNSIGERHIPMLFARNRRVAICIDTATQGRVTVVMVGAIVVGRITVTGIDERDVPIGEHRLNPNIHVERGSEIGMFHLGSTAVVFVEPGKAMPWGIQSGPIQLGQSLHGARVG encoded by the coding sequence GTGGTGGGGACATTTGCACGCGCGTATCGCGTCAACATGGACGAGGCTGTGCATCCCGAAGGCGGCTACTCGTGCTTCGACGAGTTCTTCACGCGCCCGCTACGCGATGGTGCGCGACCGATCTGCAACGACCCAGATGCGATCGTCAGTCCGGCCGACGGGCGTATCGAATCCTTTGGGCCCATCGAGCGCGATGGAACGTTCAAGATCAAGGGACGCAACTACACGACGCTCGATCTCGTGGGCGATCCCGTCGACGCACGTCGCTACGAAGGCGGACAGTTTGCCGTCGTCTACTTGAGCCCTCGCGACTACCACCGCGTTCATGCACCCGTCGCAGGTGAGATCACGATCGTTCGATCATTTCCAGGTGATCTCTTCCCGGTCAACTCCATCGGCGAAAGGCACATACCGATGCTTTTTGCGCGCAACCGCCGCGTCGCGATTTGCATCGACACGGCGACGCAAGGACGCGTGACGGTGGTCATGGTCGGCGCAATCGTCGTCGGTCGAATTACGGTTACGGGCATCGACGAGCGTGATGTTCCCATTGGAGAGCATCGGCTCAATCCGAACATTCACGTCGAACGCGGCAGCGAGATCGGGATGTTTCATCTTGGCTCGACAGCCGTCGTGTTTGTCGAACCAGGGAAAGCGATGCCTTGGGGAATCCAGAGTGGACCCATTCAACTGGGTCAGTCTCTGCACGGAGCGCGCGTCGGATGA
- a CDS encoding MBL fold metallo-hydrolase, with protein MEITFWGVRGSIASPGPETAGVGGNTSCVEVRCGKQRIILDAGTGIRQLGDKMMAEGPVEATLLLSHLHWDHIQGIPFFVPAYVPTSRLQIVGGTNGMMSLRDALAYQMTAPVFPVRLDELGAAIDWREVRSGERFKIDDVDVRVMRQNHPGGSYAYRLDYGGRSVVYATDTEHYSCVDPALATLARGADVLIYDSQYTPDEYRGTTPYNSKVGWGHSTYVAGVELAKAAGVGQYVLFHHDPRRNDAGVADVERLARDLFPHTVAAREGLTLGLLPLAKAA; from the coding sequence ATGGAAATCACGTTCTGGGGCGTCCGTGGCAGCATCGCTTCTCCAGGTCCAGAAACCGCAGGCGTCGGCGGTAACACGAGCTGCGTCGAGGTCCGGTGCGGAAAGCAGCGCATCATCCTCGATGCCGGCACCGGCATCCGACAGCTCGGCGACAAGATGATGGCCGAAGGCCCCGTCGAAGCGACACTGCTCTTGTCGCATCTGCACTGGGACCACATTCAGGGCATCCCCTTCTTCGTCCCCGCATACGTGCCCACGTCCCGCCTGCAAATTGTTGGGGGCACAAACGGAATGATGTCCCTCCGCGACGCGCTCGCCTATCAAATGACCGCGCCCGTCTTCCCCGTTCGCCTGGACGAACTCGGCGCCGCCATCGATTGGCGCGAAGTCCGCTCCGGCGAGCGCTTCAAGATCGACGACGTCGACGTGCGCGTCATGCGCCAAAATCACCCCGGCGGATCCTACGCCTACCGCCTCGACTATGGCGGCCGCAGCGTCGTCTACGCGACCGACACCGAACACTACTCGTGCGTCGATCCTGCGCTCGCCACGCTCGCTCGAGGTGCCGATGTCCTCATCTACGACTCGCAGTACACGCCCGACGAATACCGCGGCACCACGCCGTACAACTCGAAAGTCGGCTGGGGACATTCCACCTACGTCGCTGGCGTCGAGCTCGCGAAGGCCGCGGGCGTCGGGCAGTACGTGCTCTTCCATCACGACCCGCGCCGCAACGACGCTGGCGTCGCCGATGTCGAAAGGCTCGCCCGTGACCTCTTTCCTCACACGGTCGCCGCACGCGAAGGGCTGACGCTGGGGCTCTTGCCTTTGGCGAAGGCCGCGTGA
- a CDS encoding sigma-54-dependent Fis family transcriptional regulator, with translation MSRLSLLVDLASLLAREVDLDALLGTACERLAQTMNADRATIWLVDAEQGDLVTRVAVLPELPALRQPQGKGIAGYVARSGEVVRVDDAPRDARFDPSADKATGYTTRSMLVAPIREDMRAPVRGVVQLLNKHGGPFDDEDERYLVALSSQLARALSMTTLRAADGGNPGLVLQGPFNRIVGRSPAITAVYEKIQLAAQTDATVLLRGETGSGKGLFARAIHVNSRRQARPFVTVDCTTLPAQLVESELFGHERGAFTGADRRVPGKVELSEGGTLFLDELGDLPLDIQGKLLRFLQDRTFERVGGRSTLRADVRIVCATHRDLEKAVAEGRFREDLYYRVRVVEIELPPLRARGRDEIESLARHFADVYAQRYGRPTPSFEPSALTAIATHSWPGNVRELEHWIESAIALAPDGRITATHLPQRKPKTLPGIEQPPLPAIVTTDQAEGEIKIPLSLSLDDAVERYVSAVVDACGGNKTEAARRLGVGRNTIARALARHAGPPSRGSNPGNDD, from the coding sequence ATGTCGCGCCTTTCGCTTCTCGTCGATCTTGCATCACTGCTCGCACGCGAGGTCGACCTCGATGCGCTGCTCGGGACCGCGTGCGAGCGCCTTGCGCAGACGATGAACGCAGATCGAGCCACCATCTGGCTCGTCGACGCCGAGCAAGGCGACCTCGTCACGCGCGTCGCCGTGCTCCCCGAGCTGCCCGCATTGCGGCAACCGCAAGGCAAGGGAATTGCCGGCTACGTCGCACGATCGGGTGAGGTCGTGCGTGTCGACGACGCTCCACGCGATGCGCGGTTCGATCCATCCGCCGACAAGGCCACTGGATACACCACGCGATCCATGCTCGTCGCGCCCATCCGTGAAGACATGCGCGCTCCGGTGCGCGGCGTCGTCCAGCTCCTCAACAAGCACGGAGGTCCGTTCGACGACGAGGACGAACGGTACCTCGTGGCGCTCTCGAGTCAGCTCGCACGCGCGCTCTCGATGACGACGCTGCGAGCTGCCGATGGCGGAAACCCAGGCCTCGTCCTGCAAGGACCGTTCAACCGCATCGTCGGTCGAAGCCCCGCGATCACCGCGGTCTACGAAAAGATACAACTTGCAGCTCAAACGGATGCCACGGTGCTCCTGCGAGGAGAAACCGGCAGCGGCAAAGGCCTCTTTGCTCGCGCCATCCACGTCAATTCGCGCCGTCAAGCAAGGCCCTTCGTCACCGTCGACTGCACGACGCTGCCTGCGCAACTCGTCGAAAGCGAGCTCTTCGGCCACGAGCGCGGAGCGTTTACGGGCGCTGACAGACGCGTTCCTGGCAAGGTCGAATTGTCCGAAGGCGGAACACTTTTTCTCGACGAGCTTGGCGACTTACCGCTCGACATCCAGGGCAAACTCCTCCGATTCCTTCAGGATCGAACATTCGAACGCGTCGGCGGACGCAGCACCTTGCGCGCCGATGTCCGCATCGTTTGCGCCACACATCGAGACCTCGAAAAGGCCGTCGCTGAAGGCAGATTCCGCGAAGACCTCTACTACCGCGTACGCGTCGTCGAGATCGAACTACCTCCGCTCCGCGCTCGCGGGCGCGACGAGATCGAATCGCTCGCGCGACACTTCGCCGACGTCTACGCGCAACGTTACGGCAGGCCCACGCCTAGCTTCGAACCGTCGGCTCTCACGGCGATCGCCACACACTCGTGGCCGGGGAACGTCCGCGAGCTCGAGCACTGGATCGAAAGCGCCATCGCGCTCGCTCCCGATGGTCGTATCACCGCCACACATTTGCCTCAGCGCAAACCGAAGACGTTACCAGGTATCGAACAACCACCTCTGCCAGCGATTGTCACGACAGACCAGGCCGAAGGAGAAATCAAGATCCCGTTGAGTTTGTCTCTCGATGACGCCGTCGAACGTTACGTATCCGCGGTCGTCGATGCCTGCGGCGGCAACAAGACCGAAGCTGCACGTAGGCTCGGCGTCGGTCGCAACACGATCGCTCGCGCGCTCGCACGTCACGCGGGTCCGCCATCACGCGGATCGAACCCCGGTAACGACGACTAA
- a CDS encoding DUF4175 family protein — MESAAVALVAQLRSAQRAQIRPAARRTLIALSIAAVLGLAHVARIGTPVARGIAIAVLVALPIGMLARALVLHRRDRNIKRTILETIGPTNPELAQAAVRAVGLVDRTERDASAGSLTLARLHLTRLLGRVSPDDVASHAMLAAHRWAIAGVCLSGIALAAVALEPMRVVEGLDVLAARNNEAPVALEYLEVDDMNAKPPAYLHQHARAVYPFERVSLPRGTTITVRGRPTLPNRTLFLTDGVNEVPFAFDGVGGVVARWELGDSVDLRVAARFGNVRIMQEDVQHITSIPDLAPKVAVEGAPKTIRMLEEPEILVSYEASDDHGLRQVDLVYRSSGREVRKVLSRPQGDPLTDRGSHRIVFTTESFWQRNFVPVEVTIEAKDNDPIAGPNWGKSAAILVMPPEVGEPEALRYEALVRVRDALTDLLADRLVEPAPAGKESTDHLRKEREWQERATNAIDVALSGSYGGLRFPRRAVTLTRGQLKRLGKALAAEKDKPSAATHASLVEETESVLLAIDAAVIALGSKDARRVAKRLSDVAEEAAESAAAADGRRRGDVASAVARLDASVAVLGGGGKQLVRLGALGADLGEIVQNGLRRIDRARKAQSLLHAELAARDLALRLKNPVPSSMGGSGSRLGDGEVGSGTGSGSSGGTGDESEADDAAEAGAKALEDLISEHAGEMNDVERALERAFAQDELDAMKSEAKKHAEAIRDAARELPRRPGEPGSAESAGKRARDLAESMADALEQGRPGDAVQAGKEALKALEDAKRAGERAAEWDLREQSAGRSAENALGRIAQELAWAEEALDKLRQSATDRAKGDLEESGKREGKLAEKARKLLEQGDSGDGSLPDETLDLLEKAERAMQDAAKALEKGDGIEGAEQQQNAQRLLEMARSEHDEEDEEDGSRSNARSRPERLGDGKELAKKAKVPGKDEHKGPDAFRKRVLEGLSGSSDPLLKDAIKRYTEGLLR, encoded by the coding sequence GTGGAGTCTGCCGCTGTAGCCCTGGTCGCCCAGCTCCGATCCGCCCAGCGCGCCCAGATTCGCCCTGCGGCGCGTCGAACGCTGATCGCTCTGTCGATCGCCGCAGTCCTGGGCCTCGCACACGTCGCTCGGATCGGTACGCCGGTCGCACGCGGCATCGCGATCGCCGTGCTCGTGGCGCTGCCCATCGGCATGCTCGCCCGGGCGCTCGTGCTGCACAGGCGCGATCGCAACATCAAGCGAACGATCCTCGAAACGATCGGGCCGACGAACCCAGAGCTGGCCCAAGCTGCCGTGCGCGCCGTGGGCCTCGTCGATCGCACGGAACGCGACGCCTCCGCCGGGTCACTGACGCTCGCTCGCCTGCACCTGACGCGTCTTCTCGGTCGCGTGTCCCCGGACGATGTCGCGTCGCACGCGATGCTCGCGGCGCATCGCTGGGCCATCGCGGGGGTTTGTCTTTCTGGAATTGCGCTCGCCGCCGTCGCGCTCGAGCCGATGCGCGTCGTCGAGGGCCTAGATGTGCTCGCGGCGCGCAACAACGAGGCTCCGGTCGCGCTCGAATACCTCGAAGTCGACGACATGAACGCGAAGCCTCCAGCGTATCTGCACCAGCATGCGCGCGCGGTTTATCCGTTCGAACGGGTGTCTTTGCCGCGAGGCACGACGATCACGGTGCGCGGTCGTCCGACGCTACCGAATCGGACGCTGTTTTTGACGGATGGCGTGAACGAAGTCCCGTTCGCTTTCGATGGCGTGGGCGGTGTGGTTGCTCGATGGGAGCTTGGTGATTCGGTCGATCTGCGCGTCGCTGCTCGATTCGGCAACGTGCGGATCATGCAAGAGGACGTGCAACACATCACGTCGATCCCGGATCTCGCTCCCAAGGTTGCCGTCGAAGGTGCACCGAAGACGATCCGCATGCTCGAAGAGCCGGAAATTTTGGTTTCGTACGAAGCATCCGATGATCACGGGCTTCGCCAAGTGGATCTGGTGTACCGCTCGAGTGGTCGTGAAGTGCGCAAAGTGCTGTCGCGTCCGCAAGGCGATCCGCTGACCGATCGCGGTTCGCATCGCATCGTGTTCACGACCGAATCATTTTGGCAGCGTAATTTCGTGCCGGTCGAAGTGACGATCGAGGCGAAGGACAACGATCCGATCGCGGGACCAAATTGGGGCAAGAGCGCAGCGATTTTGGTGATGCCGCCCGAGGTGGGTGAGCCCGAAGCACTTCGTTACGAAGCGCTCGTGCGCGTGCGCGATGCGCTGACGGATCTGCTTGCGGATCGTCTCGTCGAGCCAGCTCCCGCGGGCAAAGAGTCGACCGATCACCTGCGCAAAGAACGCGAATGGCAAGAGCGTGCGACGAACGCGATCGATGTTGCACTGAGCGGTAGCTACGGCGGTCTGCGGTTTCCAAGACGCGCCGTGACGCTGACGCGCGGACAACTGAAGCGCTTGGGCAAAGCGCTCGCAGCGGAGAAAGACAAACCATCGGCTGCAACGCACGCGTCGCTCGTGGAGGAGACGGAATCCGTGCTGCTTGCGATCGATGCTGCGGTCATCGCGCTCGGTTCGAAGGACGCACGTCGTGTTGCCAAGCGTTTGTCCGACGTTGCGGAAGAAGCTGCCGAGAGTGCAGCCGCTGCAGATGGGCGGCGACGCGGGGACGTTGCAAGCGCAGTTGCGCGCCTCGATGCATCGGTGGCGGTGCTTGGAGGCGGAGGCAAGCAGCTCGTGCGACTCGGAGCGCTCGGGGCGGACCTGGGCGAGATTGTGCAAAACGGGCTGCGGCGCATTGATCGAGCTCGCAAGGCGCAGAGCTTGCTGCACGCGGAACTGGCCGCGCGGGACCTTGCGTTGCGCCTGAAAAACCCCGTGCCGTCGTCGATGGGTGGAAGCGGAAGTCGGCTCGGCGATGGTGAAGTCGGCTCTGGGACGGGCAGCGGCAGCAGCGGAGGCACAGGAGACGAGTCCGAGGCGGATGATGCGGCCGAAGCAGGTGCCAAGGCGCTGGAGGATCTCATCAGCGAACACGCGGGCGAGATGAACGACGTGGAACGAGCGCTCGAACGAGCGTTTGCCCAGGACGAGCTGGATGCGATGAAGAGCGAGGCGAAGAAGCACGCCGAGGCGATTCGCGATGCGGCGCGGGAGTTGCCGCGTCGTCCGGGTGAACCGGGGTCCGCGGAGAGTGCTGGGAAGCGCGCGCGTGACCTTGCGGAATCGATGGCGGATGCGCTGGAGCAAGGGCGTCCTGGGGATGCGGTGCAAGCGGGGAAGGAAGCGCTGAAGGCGCTCGAAGATGCAAAGCGCGCGGGGGAACGCGCGGCCGAATGGGATTTGCGCGAGCAAAGCGCGGGGCGTTCCGCGGAGAACGCGCTGGGGCGCATCGCGCAGGAGCTCGCGTGGGCCGAAGAGGCGCTCGACAAGTTGCGACAATCCGCGACGGACCGGGCGAAAGGCGACTTGGAAGAAAGCGGCAAACGCGAAGGCAAGCTGGCCGAGAAGGCGAGGAAGCTGCTCGAGCAAGGTGATTCGGGCGATGGGAGTTTGCCCGACGAAACCTTGGATTTGCTCGAAAAAGCAGAACGCGCGATGCAAGACGCCGCAAAAGCGCTCGAAAAGGGCGACGGGATCGAAGGGGCGGAGCAGCAGCAGAATGCGCAACGACTGCTCGAGATGGCGCGCAGCGAGCACGACGAAGAAGACGAAGAGGACGGGTCGCGATCGAATGCGCGTTCGAGGCCAGAACGGCTTGGCGACGGCAAGGAGCTGGCGAAGAAGGCGAAGGTTCCGGGCAAAGACGAACACAAGGGGCCGGATGCGTTCCGCAAACGGGTGCTCGAAGGGCTGTCGGGATCGAGCGATCCGCTGCTGAAAGACGCGATCAAACGGTACACGGAGGGCCTGCTCCGATGA